In Mycobacterium gallinarum, a single window of DNA contains:
- a CDS encoding TetR/AcrR family transcriptional regulator has translation MASVVSRKAYFETGLDVLSDLGYGGLKLAEVCHRLGVTTGSFYHYFTNWPTYTKELVAHWVQERTVLVIQAVRGETDPRRRIDTLIEVALGLPYGAEAAIRVWSSLDPHVREVQAMVDRQRFEIMYSSALEILQIKRQAEVFAAWSVYVLVGYEQSALPPDPDALAWIAGQIRGKLDNDGFASVPDSD, from the coding sequence ATGGCCAGCGTCGTTTCTCGGAAGGCCTACTTCGAGACCGGTCTCGATGTGCTGTCCGATCTCGGCTATGGGGGGCTCAAGCTTGCAGAGGTCTGTCACCGTCTCGGTGTCACGACCGGTTCCTTCTACCACTACTTCACCAATTGGCCGACTTACACCAAGGAACTGGTCGCGCACTGGGTGCAGGAGCGGACCGTGCTGGTCATTCAGGCGGTGCGCGGCGAGACGGACCCGCGCCGTCGCATCGACACCCTGATCGAGGTCGCACTGGGCCTGCCCTACGGCGCGGAGGCGGCGATTCGGGTATGGAGCTCCCTGGATCCGCACGTGCGCGAGGTGCAGGCCATGGTCGACCGGCAGCGATTCGAGATCATGTACTCCTCGGCGTTGGAGATCCTGCAGATCAAACGGCAAGCGGAGGTCTTCGCCGCATGGTCGGTGTATGTGCTCGTCGGTTACGAGCAGTCCGCCCTGCCCCCCGACCCGGATGCATTGGCGTGGATCGCCGGACAGATTCGCGGCAAGCTCGACAACGACGGGTTCGCATCGGTGCCCGATAGTGACTGA
- a CDS encoding pirin family protein, producing MPAIAADTLTLPRIAAAEPSDTERPVRSVTTGPRGYEGEGFPVVRAFAGVNSADLDPFVHMDQMGEVEYEPGEPRGTDWHPHRGFETVTYMLDGRFAHQDSHGGGGLITDGATQWMTAGSGILHIETPPAELVESGGLFHGIQLWVNLPRKDKFATPRYQAIEGTQAKLLSSDDGGALVRLIAGDIAEHQGPGATHTPITMAHSTIQPGARLNLPWNRDFNALVYVLSGRGAVGPVGHPIHQGQLAVLGPGDRITVSADAGQDAHRPALEVLLLGGKPIREPVFQYGPFVMNTKTELIEALEDYNNGKFGAIPPDALMPHRV from the coding sequence ATGCCTGCTATCGCCGCTGACACCCTGACACTGCCGCGGATCGCCGCGGCCGAACCGTCCGACACCGAACGTCCCGTCCGGTCGGTCACCACCGGTCCACGCGGCTACGAAGGTGAGGGTTTCCCTGTCGTGCGGGCGTTCGCCGGCGTCAACAGCGCCGACCTCGATCCGTTCGTCCACATGGACCAGATGGGCGAGGTGGAGTACGAGCCGGGCGAGCCCAGAGGCACCGATTGGCATCCGCACCGCGGGTTCGAGACCGTCACCTACATGCTGGACGGGCGCTTCGCCCACCAGGATTCGCATGGCGGCGGCGGATTGATCACCGACGGTGCCACGCAGTGGATGACCGCGGGCTCGGGAATCCTGCACATCGAGACGCCGCCGGCCGAACTGGTCGAGAGCGGCGGCCTGTTCCACGGCATCCAGCTATGGGTGAATCTGCCGCGCAAGGACAAGTTCGCCACGCCCAGGTATCAGGCCATCGAGGGGACCCAGGCCAAACTGCTGTCCTCCGATGACGGTGGGGCCCTGGTCCGCCTCATCGCGGGCGATATCGCTGAACATCAGGGCCCCGGCGCCACGCACACTCCGATCACCATGGCGCACAGCACGATCCAGCCGGGAGCCAGGTTGAACCTCCCGTGGAACCGCGACTTCAACGCGCTCGTCTATGTGCTCTCGGGACGCGGCGCGGTCGGACCGGTCGGTCATCCCATTCACCAGGGCCAGTTGGCCGTGCTCGGACCGGGCGACCGGATCACCGTGAGCGCCGACGCGGGCCAAGATGCGCACCGCCCCGCACTCGAGGTTCTGCTGCTCGGCGGCAAGCCGATCCGGGAGCCGGTGTTCCAGTACGGACCGTTCGTGATGAACACCAAGACGGAACTCATCGAGGCGCTCGAGGATTACAACAACGGCAAGTTCGGCGCCATCCCGCCGGACGCACTCATGCCGCACCGGGTTTGA
- a CDS encoding 1-phosphofructokinase family hexose kinase: MIVTVTPNPSIDRTVTLTTPLTRGSVHRVTSVTTEAGGKGVNVARALTAASVEAVALLPAPAADPLITALHNAAVPFRCVPTEMPVRTNLTITELDGTTTKLNEPGAALDAATVGILTQSVVAAAESASWVVLSGSLPPGVPDDWYADVVARLATFGCRVAVDTSEAPLTALVQSFDVAAPNLIKPNAEELASVLGLSPMALEAAVAQGDPEPVISAARRLIDRGVGAVLATLGAAGAVLVDDNGGWFATPPPITPRSTVGAGDAALAGYVRAEVAGATPPERLRMAVAYGSAAAALPGSAQPRPADLDLDAVHVTPVVPANEPKVMP, encoded by the coding sequence ATGATCGTCACCGTCACGCCCAACCCGAGCATCGACCGCACCGTCACCCTCACCACACCGCTGACGCGCGGCAGTGTGCACCGGGTCACCTCGGTCACCACCGAAGCGGGCGGCAAGGGCGTCAACGTCGCGCGTGCGTTGACGGCGGCCAGTGTCGAGGCGGTCGCGCTTCTTCCCGCGCCCGCGGCGGATCCGTTGATCACCGCTCTGCACAACGCCGCGGTGCCGTTTCGTTGTGTACCGACGGAGATGCCGGTGCGGACCAACCTCACGATCACCGAACTCGACGGAACGACAACCAAACTCAACGAACCGGGTGCTGCGCTGGACGCGGCCACCGTCGGCATCCTCACCCAGTCTGTGGTCGCCGCGGCGGAATCCGCATCGTGGGTGGTGTTGTCGGGTTCACTGCCGCCCGGTGTCCCCGACGATTGGTATGCCGACGTCGTGGCGCGCCTCGCCACCTTCGGCTGCCGGGTCGCCGTCGACACCTCCGAGGCTCCGCTGACGGCCCTTGTCCAGTCGTTCGACGTGGCCGCTCCCAACCTCATCAAACCCAACGCCGAGGAACTCGCCAGTGTGCTGGGCCTCTCGCCTATGGCACTGGAAGCCGCTGTCGCCCAGGGCGATCCGGAACCGGTGATATCCGCAGCCCGACGGTTGATCGATCGGGGCGTCGGCGCGGTGCTCGCCACCCTCGGCGCCGCGGGAGCCGTCCTCGTCGACGACAACGGCGGCTGGTTCGCCACCCCGCCGCCGATCACCCCGCGCAGCACCGTCGGCGCCGGTGATGCCGCCCTCGCCGGATACGTCCGCGCCGAAGTCGCTGGCGCGACACCGCCGGAGCGCCTGCGGATGGCCGTCGCCTACGGCAGCGCCGCGGCCGCTCTACCCGGCTCGGCTCAGCCACGGCCCGCCGATCTCGACCTCGATGCCGTCCACGTGACACCAGTAGTCCCCGCCAACGAACCGAAGGTAATGCCATGA
- the ptsP gene encoding phosphoenolpyruvate--protein phosphotransferase, translating into MTASSTNTSLLPGTALRGVPVVPGVAYAPVIRPGRLPTSIDDAGDVAEPDRPAEAARFDAAASAVATRLRDRAAHATGAASEVLAATATLAQDRAWLAAAEKRIATGAPAVRAVIGAVDQFAEMFTKLGGLMAERVTDLRDIRDRVIAELNGLPEPGVPMPAAPSILCADDLAPADTAGLDPTLVVALATTLGGPTSHTAIIARQLGIPCVVAVEGLDAVEAGTMVLVDGTAGTVIVTPDSASADQAVEAARQDAERAAGWSGPGATSDGHAVAVLANVQDGAAARAARDTAAEGIGLFRTELCFLNRETEPTVDEQTDIYAEVLDAFAGHKVVVRTLDAGSDKPLKFAEHPNEANPALGVRGIRVAGINPALLDRQLEAIAAAAKRTGNPPWVMAPMIATAQEAEHFAAQVRSHGLTPGVMIEVPAAALLADRILEHVDFLSIGTNDLAQYTMAADRMSAELAALTDPWQPAVLTLVAMAARAGASVGKPVGVCGEAAADPLLACVLAGLGVTSLSAAAAAVQGVGAKLAQVSLQQCRDAADAVLAASTAAQARAAALSALE; encoded by the coding sequence ATGACCGCTTCATCCACGAACACGTCACTGTTGCCCGGCACGGCCCTTCGTGGCGTCCCGGTGGTGCCCGGCGTGGCCTACGCACCGGTGATCCGGCCGGGTCGGCTGCCCACGTCCATCGACGACGCGGGCGATGTGGCCGAACCGGACCGTCCCGCGGAGGCCGCCCGTTTCGACGCCGCCGCATCGGCGGTCGCGACCCGGCTGCGTGACCGCGCGGCCCATGCGACCGGCGCCGCCTCGGAGGTGCTGGCCGCCACCGCGACCCTGGCGCAGGACCGAGCATGGCTGGCCGCCGCCGAGAAGCGCATCGCCACCGGCGCGCCCGCGGTACGCGCGGTGATCGGCGCGGTGGACCAGTTCGCCGAGATGTTCACCAAACTCGGCGGGCTCATGGCCGAACGGGTGACAGACCTGCGCGACATCCGCGACCGCGTGATCGCAGAACTGAACGGGTTGCCCGAACCGGGCGTGCCGATGCCCGCGGCGCCGTCGATCCTCTGCGCCGACGACCTCGCCCCGGCCGACACCGCAGGTCTGGACCCGACGCTCGTCGTCGCGCTGGCCACGACCCTGGGTGGGCCCACCAGCCACACGGCGATCATCGCGCGCCAGCTCGGTATCCCGTGCGTCGTCGCCGTCGAGGGCCTGGACGCCGTCGAGGCCGGAACGATGGTGCTCGTCGACGGCACCGCGGGGACCGTCATCGTCACGCCGGACTCAGCGTCCGCGGACCAGGCGGTCGAGGCGGCGCGGCAAGACGCCGAACGCGCCGCGGGCTGGTCCGGACCCGGTGCCACCTCCGACGGTCACGCGGTCGCGGTCCTTGCCAACGTGCAGGACGGCGCCGCCGCGCGGGCCGCCAGGGACACCGCGGCGGAGGGCATCGGGTTGTTCCGCACCGAACTGTGCTTCCTCAATCGGGAAACCGAGCCGACCGTCGATGAGCAGACCGACATCTACGCCGAGGTGCTCGACGCATTCGCCGGGCACAAGGTGGTGGTCAGGACACTGGACGCGGGTTCGGACAAGCCGCTGAAGTTCGCCGAACATCCCAACGAGGCCAACCCCGCGCTCGGTGTGCGCGGCATCCGCGTCGCGGGCATCAACCCGGCGCTGCTGGACCGTCAACTCGAGGCCATTGCCGCTGCTGCCAAGCGCACCGGCAACCCGCCGTGGGTGATGGCACCGATGATCGCGACGGCACAGGAGGCCGAACACTTTGCCGCGCAGGTCCGTTCGCACGGGTTGACACCGGGCGTGATGATCGAGGTGCCGGCTGCCGCACTGCTGGCCGACCGCATTCTCGAACACGTGGACTTCCTGTCGATCGGCACCAACGATCTGGCGCAGTACACGATGGCCGCCGACCGTATGTCGGCCGAACTCGCTGCGCTCACCGACCCGTGGCAGCCCGCGGTGCTGACCCTGGTGGCCATGGCGGCGAGGGCGGGCGCCTCGGTGGGCAAGCCTGTCGGTGTGTGCGGGGAAGCCGCCGCGGATCCCCTGCTCGCCTGCGTGCTCGCGGGCTTGGGTGTGACGTCGTTGTCGGCCGCCGCCGCGGCCGTACAGGGTGTGGGCGCCAAACTCGCTCAGGTGTCACTGCAGCAGTGCCGCGACGCGGCCGACGCCGTGCTCGCGGCGAGCACCGCGGCGCAAGCGCGGGCAGCGGCGCTGAGCGCTCTGGAATAA
- a CDS encoding DeoR/GlpR family DNA-binding transcription regulator: MYAEERQQAIASLVIANGRASVAELAQAHDVTTETVRRDLAALERAGVLRRVHGGAVPVRALHLVEAGVGEREATRAEHKDAIAAAAAELLPQHGSTVLLDAGTTTARIAAHLPTDRELVVVTNSIPVAARLAAMPSVSLQLLGGRVRGVTQAAVGEQTLRVLDTLRVDMAFIGTNGISVRHGLSTPDSDEAAVKRAMVTAANYVVAVADSSKIGREDFVSFAPLSSVDTLITDAEITGADRAQLTDHGVEVVVA, encoded by the coding sequence ATGTACGCCGAAGAGCGTCAGCAAGCGATCGCCTCGCTGGTGATTGCCAACGGCCGCGCCTCGGTCGCCGAACTGGCGCAGGCCCACGACGTCACCACCGAGACGGTGCGGCGTGACCTCGCCGCACTCGAGAGGGCCGGGGTCCTGCGGCGCGTGCACGGCGGCGCGGTTCCGGTGCGCGCTCTGCATCTCGTCGAGGCCGGCGTGGGCGAACGAGAGGCCACCCGCGCCGAACACAAGGACGCCATCGCGGCCGCCGCCGCCGAACTCCTCCCCCAACACGGCTCCACCGTCCTGCTGGACGCGGGCACCACCACTGCGCGCATCGCCGCCCACCTGCCCACCGATCGCGAACTGGTCGTGGTGACCAACTCGATACCCGTCGCCGCGCGCCTGGCCGCCATGCCCTCGGTCTCGCTGCAACTGCTCGGCGGCAGGGTGCGCGGTGTCACGCAGGCCGCGGTCGGCGAACAGACGCTGCGAGTACTGGACACGCTCCGCGTGGACATGGCGTTCATCGGGACCAACGGCATCAGCGTCCGACACGGTCTGTCCACGCCGGACAGCGACGAGGCCGCGGTGAAGCGCGCGATGGTGACCGCGGCGAATTATGTAGTGGCGGTGGCGGACTCCTCCAAGATCGGCCGCGAAGACTTCGTCAGTTTCGCGCCGCTGTCCAGTGTCGACACCCTGATCACCGACGCTGAGATCACCGGCGCTGATCGCGCACAGCTCACCGACCACGGCGTCGAGGTGGTGGTCGCATGA
- a CDS encoding FUSC family protein, giving the protein MTNLWRRAVDRLRQRDPEFDALRRAVRAALVLPVAAAVGFAVGDSQTALFSIFGSVALLIMVDFPGNRPARALAYFGLGLNGFVLITLGTLVADHPWISVAVMFVLAVVVTFSGVLSEIVAAGQRATLLTFVLPACTPVGPIGDRLLGWVVALAVCVPAALFLLPPRHHDELRRHSALVCTRLADTLEGSGSAKDATRAMNSLWESFLGADFRPVGLTAGSRALVRVVDDLGFLADRITDDTGRQLGDLKPPLVRVLRDCAAVLSVPEPSARAARGTDLNSALAELRSIAQGRYREDILEILGVPDDAAAVDVGRKLLGRRTFSATVGVTGRIIRNAAEADARPVWARVLGRRLPPTGTADWVMPETAAVAAITKGLVATRAVVLRSSLRTGLGLALAVAVTQVFPLQNGFWVVLGAMSVLRSSALSTGTRVVRAVAGTTLGFLLGVVVIELVGVDPIVMWVLLPVVAFGSAFVPEVASFIAGQAAFTMMVLIIFNLIRPTGWSVGLIRIQDVIIGAGVGIVVSVLLWPRGVRTRVSKVIDASFAVGASFLTAAVLRVTRGASEEATDKVIALSHDALEASRTVDDAVRQYLSESGGAADVRAPIVRRANRAVRLRAAAELIADVVPPPHGVYPRTRAVLESHTKAVCRHVTGGSAGTALDPISDDLVIALRADASDDELAVAAALPLVTAAAHIGELELLYPRSDSSDHDDLGVKPGAA; this is encoded by the coding sequence ATGACGAACCTGTGGCGTCGCGCGGTCGATAGGCTCCGGCAGCGCGATCCCGAGTTCGACGCGCTGCGGCGTGCCGTGCGCGCGGCGCTCGTGTTGCCGGTTGCGGCGGCGGTCGGGTTCGCGGTCGGCGATTCGCAGACAGCGCTGTTCAGCATCTTCGGCTCGGTGGCACTGCTCATCATGGTGGACTTCCCCGGAAACCGTCCGGCCCGGGCACTCGCCTACTTCGGGCTCGGCCTCAACGGCTTCGTCCTGATCACCCTCGGGACGCTGGTGGCCGACCATCCGTGGATCAGTGTCGCAGTGATGTTCGTCCTCGCTGTGGTGGTGACGTTTTCCGGTGTGCTCAGCGAGATCGTCGCCGCCGGCCAGCGGGCCACCCTTCTGACGTTCGTACTGCCCGCCTGCACACCGGTCGGCCCGATCGGCGATCGTCTGCTCGGTTGGGTCGTCGCGCTGGCGGTGTGCGTGCCCGCCGCCCTGTTCCTCCTCCCGCCGCGCCATCACGACGAGTTGCGCCGTCATTCGGCACTGGTGTGCACCCGGCTGGCCGACACCTTGGAGGGCAGCGGAAGCGCCAAAGACGCGACCCGAGCGATGAATTCGCTGTGGGAGAGCTTCCTGGGCGCCGACTTCCGGCCGGTCGGGCTCACCGCGGGCAGCCGGGCGCTGGTGCGGGTCGTCGACGACCTCGGCTTCCTGGCGGACCGCATCACCGACGACACCGGCCGCCAACTCGGTGACCTCAAGCCACCGTTGGTCCGCGTGCTGCGGGATTGCGCTGCCGTACTCAGTGTTCCCGAACCCTCGGCTCGCGCGGCCCGAGGCACGGATCTCAACTCCGCACTGGCCGAACTGCGATCGATCGCGCAGGGCCGCTATCGCGAGGACATCCTCGAGATACTCGGAGTGCCCGACGACGCGGCCGCCGTGGATGTCGGGCGAAAGCTGTTGGGGCGACGCACCTTCTCGGCCACCGTCGGTGTGACCGGCCGAATCATCCGCAACGCCGCCGAGGCCGACGCGCGTCCGGTCTGGGCGCGGGTCCTCGGCCGACGCCTGCCGCCCACGGGAACCGCCGACTGGGTGATGCCGGAGACGGCGGCGGTGGCGGCGATCACCAAGGGACTGGTCGCCACCAGGGCGGTGGTGCTGCGCAGCAGTCTGCGTACCGGTCTCGGCCTGGCCCTTGCTGTCGCCGTCACCCAGGTGTTCCCACTGCAGAACGGCTTCTGGGTCGTGTTGGGCGCCATGTCGGTGCTGCGCAGCAGTGCGCTGTCGACCGGCACGCGCGTCGTGCGTGCGGTCGCGGGGACCACGCTCGGCTTCCTCCTGGGTGTGGTCGTCATCGAACTGGTCGGGGTCGACCCGATCGTCATGTGGGTCCTGCTGCCGGTGGTGGCGTTCGGTTCGGCTTTCGTGCCCGAGGTCGCGTCGTTCATCGCCGGTCAGGCGGCGTTCACCATGATGGTGCTGATCATCTTCAACCTGATCAGGCCGACGGGGTGGAGCGTCGGGCTGATCCGCATCCAGGACGTCATCATCGGCGCCGGAGTGGGCATCGTCGTTTCGGTCCTGCTGTGGCCGCGCGGCGTGCGCACCCGGGTGTCGAAGGTCATCGACGCGTCCTTCGCCGTCGGCGCGTCGTTTCTCACGGCGGCCGTACTGCGGGTCACCCGCGGTGCGTCCGAGGAGGCCACCGACAAGGTGATCGCGCTCAGTCACGACGCCCTCGAGGCTTCACGCACCGTGGACGACGCTGTGCGACAGTATCTTTCGGAGAGCGGCGGGGCCGCCGACGTCCGGGCTCCGATCGTACGGCGGGCCAACCGCGCGGTCCGGTTGCGCGCTGCCGCCGAATTGATCGCCGACGTCGTCCCACCACCGCACGGTGTGTACCCGCGTACCCGCGCAGTGCTCGAGAGTCACACCAAAGCGGTGTGCCGTCACGTCACCGGCGGTTCAGCCGGGACGGCGCTGGACCCGATCAGCGACGACTTGGTGATCGCGCTGCGCGCCGACGCCTCCGACGACGAATTGGCGGTTGCGGCGGCGCTGCCGTTGGTGACCGCCGCCGCGCACATCGGGGAGCTGGAGCTCCTCTATCCGAGAAGCGATTCCAGCGACCACGACGATCTCGGCGTCAAACCCGGTGCGGCATGA
- a CDS encoding PTS fructose transporter subunit IIABC has translation MTDVSIINTDLVLLDADAGEDKQSVIRRLVQRLADSGRSTDADGLFAAAMAREEQSATGLPGGIAIPHCRSPHVDTASIGFARLNPPVDFGAPDGPADLAFLIAAPESGGAEHMKLLSSLARALVRKDFVESLRQASTPDEVVTLVDGVLNPEKPSPAKESAPTQARTLLAVTACPTGIAHTYMAADSLVAAAKKAGATLHVETQGSSGSTPLDAETIAAADAVIFATDVGVKDKQRFAGKPVVASGVKRAINEPDKMVAEALAAADDPNAARVDGGAGPSAPSGAARAGNVGWGTRTRQILLTGVSYMIPFVAAGGLLIALGFLLAGYDIANTPDGAEPLSFGMNSLGSHIATENTLTNLPSGGLLQYLGAVLFTLGGLAFMFLVPALAGYISFAIADRPGIAPGFTAGAVAVFVGGGFIGGIVGGLIAGFTALWISRIAAPRWLRGLMPVVIIPLFASLVVGLLMFLLLGRPLAAITSGLTNWLGGMTGSSVIILGVILGLMMCFDLGGPVNKAAYAFATAGLNVADPASLRIMAAVMAAGMVPPLAMALASAVRPTLFTEPERENGRAAWLLGASFISEGAIPFAAADPLRVIPSMMFGGAITGALIMAFDVTLKAPHGGIFVFFAIGNLLWFLVALAAGTVAGALAVVAAKQFIKPNTQTEEAPALAAV, from the coding sequence ATGACCGACGTCTCGATCATCAACACCGACCTGGTCCTGCTCGATGCCGACGCAGGAGAAGACAAGCAGTCGGTGATACGCAGGCTCGTCCAGCGCCTCGCCGATTCCGGGCGCTCCACAGACGCCGACGGCCTCTTCGCCGCGGCGATGGCGCGTGAGGAGCAGTCGGCCACCGGCCTGCCCGGCGGTATCGCGATCCCGCACTGCCGCTCACCGCACGTCGACACCGCTTCGATCGGTTTCGCGCGGCTGAACCCGCCCGTCGATTTCGGCGCGCCGGACGGACCCGCCGACCTGGCGTTCCTGATCGCCGCCCCGGAGTCCGGCGGTGCTGAGCACATGAAGCTGCTGTCCAGCCTCGCCCGCGCACTGGTGCGCAAGGACTTCGTGGAGTCGTTGCGGCAAGCATCCACCCCCGACGAGGTGGTCACGCTCGTCGACGGTGTGCTGAACCCCGAAAAGCCATCTCCTGCAAAAGAATCCGCTCCCACGCAAGCCAGGACGCTGCTCGCGGTGACCGCCTGCCCCACCGGTATCGCGCATACCTACATGGCCGCCGACTCGCTGGTCGCGGCGGCCAAGAAGGCCGGCGCCACGCTGCACGTCGAGACGCAGGGCTCCTCCGGCAGCACCCCGCTGGACGCGGAGACGATCGCGGCGGCCGACGCCGTTATCTTCGCCACCGATGTCGGCGTCAAGGACAAGCAGCGCTTCGCCGGTAAGCCCGTCGTCGCCTCCGGGGTGAAGCGGGCAATCAACGAACCGGACAAGATGGTGGCCGAAGCCCTTGCCGCCGCGGACGATCCGAACGCCGCCCGCGTCGATGGAGGCGCCGGTCCGTCGGCGCCGAGCGGCGCAGCCCGGGCCGGCAACGTCGGCTGGGGCACCCGCACGCGGCAGATCCTGCTCACCGGCGTGAGCTACATGATCCCGTTCGTCGCCGCGGGCGGCCTGCTGATCGCACTCGGATTCCTGCTCGCCGGATACGACATCGCGAACACACCGGACGGGGCCGAACCACTGTCGTTCGGCATGAACTCGCTGGGCAGCCATATCGCCACCGAGAACACCTTGACCAACCTGCCCTCCGGCGGCCTGCTCCAATACCTCGGCGCGGTGCTGTTCACCCTCGGCGGGCTGGCCTTCATGTTCCTGGTGCCCGCGCTGGCCGGCTACATCTCGTTCGCGATCGCCGACCGGCCGGGCATCGCCCCCGGCTTCACCGCGGGCGCGGTCGCCGTGTTCGTCGGCGGCGGCTTCATCGGCGGTATCGTCGGCGGCCTCATCGCCGGCTTCACCGCACTGTGGATCAGCCGGATCGCCGCACCGCGATGGCTGCGGGGTCTGATGCCGGTCGTGATCATCCCGCTGTTCGCCTCACTGGTCGTCGGCCTGCTGATGTTCCTGCTGCTCGGCCGCCCGTTGGCCGCCATCACGTCGGGCCTGACCAACTGGCTCGGCGGCATGACCGGCAGCTCCGTCATCATCCTCGGCGTCATCCTCGGCCTGATGATGTGCTTCGACCTCGGCGGCCCGGTCAACAAGGCGGCCTACGCGTTCGCCACCGCGGGGCTCAACGTCGCCGACCCCGCCTCGTTGCGCATCATGGCCGCGGTGATGGCCGCGGGTATGGTTCCTCCGCTCGCGATGGCGCTGGCCTCGGCGGTCCGGCCCACGCTTTTCACCGAACCGGAGCGGGAAAACGGCCGGGCCGCTTGGCTTCTCGGCGCCTCCTTCATCTCTGAAGGCGCGATCCCGTTCGCCGCGGCCGATCCACTGAGGGTGATCCCGTCGATGATGTTCGGCGGCGCCATCACCGGTGCGTTGATCATGGCGTTCGACGTCACACTGAAGGCTCCGCACGGCGGAATCTTCGTCTTCTTCGCGATCGGGAACCTGCTCTGGTTCCTCGTCGCCCTCGCCGCGGGCACCGTGGCGGGCGCACTCGCCGTCGTCGCCGCCAAGCAGTTCATCAAGCCCAACACGCAAACCGAAGAGGCGCCCGCGCTCGCGGCCGTCTGA